The following proteins are co-located in the Gloeocapsa sp. PCC 7428 genome:
- a CDS encoding NAD(P)H-binding protein: protein MKAFVAGATGETGRRIVQELVKKNIPVRALVRNIDSAKAILPAEAELVVGDVLQPDTLRAAIGDSTVLLCATGAKPSFDPTGPYKVDYEGTKNLVDIAKTKGIEHFVFVSSLCTSQLFHPLNLFWLILVWKKQAEEYLQKSGLTYTIVRPGGLKNDDNSNPIVMSAADTLFDGSIPRTKVAQVCVEALFNPESKNKIVEIVAKPEASAKSFQELFASVG from the coding sequence ATGAAAGCATTTGTAGCAGGGGCAACAGGCGAGACAGGTCGCAGAATTGTCCAAGAGTTAGTCAAAAAAAACATTCCTGTACGCGCTTTGGTTCGGAATATCGATTCAGCCAAAGCTATCTTACCCGCCGAAGCTGAGTTGGTTGTTGGCGATGTATTGCAGCCAGATACTCTCCGTGCTGCGATAGGAGACAGCACTGTATTACTCTGTGCAACGGGAGCTAAACCAAGTTTTGACCCCACAGGACCTTACAAAGTAGACTACGAAGGAACAAAAAATTTAGTTGATATTGCTAAGACTAAAGGCATAGAGCATTTTGTTTTTGTTTCTTCCTTATGTACTTCTCAACTGTTTCATCCGCTGAATTTGTTTTGGTTGATCTTAGTGTGGAAAAAGCAGGCGGAGGAGTATCTACAAAAAAGTGGTCTTACCTATACTATCGTCCGACCAGGCGGTTTGAAAAATGACGACAACTCTAATCCTATAGTTATGTCGGCTGCGGATACGCTATTTGATGGTAGTATTCCACGCACCAAAGTCGCACAGGTATGCGTTGAGGCGCTATTTAATCCTGAATCAAAAAATAAAATTGTGGAAATTGTCGCTAAGCCAGAAGCATCAGCAAAAAGTTTTCAAGAACTGTTTGCGAGTGTAGGCTGA
- a CDS encoding DUF1997 domain-containing protein has protein sequence MLSSNGEYKSTRNGQVHWDAPATLAESDYSHTDSPTRFHGKFTDCMEMYAPADAVANYLDAHQGWFCRCAQPMKVESVKENAYALTIGRIGSFGYEVEPKVGLELLPPDEGIYRIKTIPVPNYIAPGYDVDFHAVMELVETAATPEVVAGKITRVEWELDLAVAVHFPKFIQRLPKSLVQNTGDRLLNSIVKQVSRRLTHKVQEDFHKSLGLPIPTKSKRTS, from the coding sequence ATGCTGTCGAGCAATGGTGAATATAAATCTACTAGAAATGGACAAGTGCATTGGGATGCACCCGCAACGCTAGCAGAAAGTGACTATTCACATACTGATTCACCGACACGCTTCCATGGAAAGTTTACAGACTGCATGGAAATGTATGCCCCTGCCGATGCCGTTGCCAATTACCTTGATGCTCATCAGGGCTGGTTTTGTCGCTGCGCTCAGCCAATGAAAGTAGAATCGGTTAAGGAAAACGCCTACGCCTTGACAATTGGTCGGATCGGCTCGTTTGGTTATGAAGTAGAACCTAAAGTCGGCTTGGAACTTTTGCCACCAGACGAAGGAATTTATCGAATTAAGACAATTCCAGTCCCAAACTACATTGCTCCTGGCTATGATGTAGACTTCCATGCCGTGATGGAACTTGTCGAAACAGCCGCTACTCCCGAAGTCGTTGCAGGGAAAATTACACGCGTAGAATGGGAGTTGGATCTAGCAGTTGCGGTTCACTTTCCAAAGTTTATTCAACGTTTACCAAAATCACTTGTTCAAAATACAGGCGATCGCCTACTCAATAGTATTGTCAAACAAGTCTCGCGTCGTTTGACACACAAGGTGCAAGAAGATTTTCACAAGTCATTAGGTTTACCTATCCCCACCAAGTCAAAGCGGACAAGTTGA
- a CDS encoding glycoside hydrolase family protein, which produces MRKSWKRLIASGTAVLALAYLVHHRQPGARRSPHFDSTVGYLPPLVMDGGDPYIRALMRTISASESNHPQPYTILYGGQHVKDLSGHPEKCITIVVGPNRGNCSTAAGRYQMLNTTWKEKAQRYHPQPPGLMFWRSYSFEPEFQDAVVYAWLSDRQAWGTDIATLLRQGNLDRVLKLLSNTWTSLGYGIEDNVMTQHLPQVYQKMLQEELKAVG; this is translated from the coding sequence ATGCGTAAGTCTTGGAAACGTTTGATTGCCAGCGGTACGGCGGTTTTAGCGCTAGCTTATTTAGTACATCATCGACAGCCAGGAGCGAGGCGATCGCCTCATTTTGATTCCACAGTAGGTTATCTTCCACCATTAGTCATGGACGGTGGCGATCCCTACATTCGTGCTTTAATGCGTACAATATCGGCAAGCGAATCTAATCACCCTCAACCCTACACGATTCTTTATGGAGGGCAACACGTTAAAGACCTGAGCGGTCATCCAGAAAAATGTATCACAATTGTCGTAGGTCCAAATCGGGGTAACTGTTCTACCGCAGCAGGTCGATACCAAATGCTCAACACAACATGGAAAGAAAAAGCCCAACGGTATCATCCACAACCACCAGGCTTGATGTTTTGGCGGTCATACAGCTTTGAGCCAGAATTTCAAGATGCTGTGGTTTATGCTTGGTTAAGCGATCGCCAAGCTTGGGGAACAGATATTGCCACATTACTACGTCAAGGAAACCTAGACCGCGTACTTAAGCTTCTCTCTAATACTTGGACAAGCCTGGGCTACGGAATTGAAGACAATGTAATGACGCAACATTTACCTCAGGTGTATCAAAAAATGCTGCAAGAAGAACTAAAAGCTGTTGGATAG
- a CDS encoding DUF4079 domain-containing protein, which produces MELSQDVKFWLNFIHPVLMWGLLAASFYALYLGVQVRRTRYAEGDVKKELIKGRYNVKHYQIGSVILALMVLGTLAAMGVTYINNQKLFLGPHLLVGLGMTGMIAVSASLSPFMQKGQNWARYTHIVLNSALLALFSWQAVSGVQIIQNILSKR; this is translated from the coding sequence ATGGAACTTTCACAAGACGTAAAATTTTGGCTAAATTTCATTCACCCTGTTTTGATGTGGGGTTTACTCGCAGCTTCATTTTATGCGCTGTATTTGGGCGTACAAGTCAGACGCACGCGCTACGCCGAGGGTGACGTCAAAAAAGAGTTAATTAAAGGCAGATACAACGTTAAACATTATCAAATTGGCTCGGTCATCTTAGCGCTGATGGTATTAGGGACACTTGCTGCGATGGGTGTTACCTATATCAACAATCAAAAGCTGTTTCTTGGACCTCACCTATTAGTCGGATTAGGCATGACAGGTATGATTGCAGTCTCCGCGAGTCTCTCACCGTTCATGCAAAAAGGTCAGAACTGGGCGCGTTACACCCACATTGTCTTAAATTCTGCTCTACTCGCTTTATTCAGTTGGCAAGCAGTAAGCGGCGTACAAATTATCCAAAATATCCTTAGCAAGCGATAA
- a CDS encoding ankyrin repeat domain-containing protein, producing the protein MGVTKDISLLKAVKCGDIRQIHALLSAGASVNASDGDGTTALMFAAQRGYTEIVRLLLANGADVNRQRKLYSLTPLMLAAAANHLDIVETLLAHGANVNAINEDGSTALMIAALKGHANIVRVFLNAGAKADIRDRDDDTALKLAVQQQHVDVIQVLIASGTLDVNLQDEQGETILMQAVDIGATEVVEALLHAGADANFKNIDGGSPLAAAAAGGYTAIATALLAAGAEINAKDQDGETPLHLAVVEGHTEVVQLLLSRGADVEARNSLGDTPLMVAALHGHRAIVTALLAQARNIDKDILNIKNLGETPLTLAATQGHADTVQLLLDYGADPNLPADDGKTALMKAGDRNCVEVIECLLKSGAKVNLQDKYHATALMWAAHRGFTDAVEILLQAGADVTLKNTAGYTALMLAEFNGYKNVVRSLKAAGAEE; encoded by the coding sequence ATGGGTGTGACGAAAGACATCTCATTACTCAAGGCAGTTAAATGTGGTGACATTCGACAAATCCACGCACTGCTGAGCGCGGGTGCAAGTGTGAACGCTAGTGATGGCGACGGTACAACCGCCTTGATGTTTGCTGCTCAACGCGGCTATACCGAAATTGTCCGATTGTTACTTGCAAACGGGGCTGACGTTAATCGCCAAAGAAAGCTTTATAGTTTGACGCCACTGATGTTAGCCGCAGCAGCAAATCACCTTGATATCGTAGAAACGCTACTAGCCCACGGCGCAAATGTAAATGCGATTAATGAGGATGGTAGCACCGCCCTGATGATCGCTGCGCTCAAAGGTCATGCGAATATAGTCCGCGTGTTTCTTAACGCAGGTGCCAAAGCTGATATTCGCGATCGCGATGATGATACTGCGCTCAAGTTGGCTGTGCAGCAACAGCACGTTGATGTTATTCAAGTGCTAATAGCATCTGGAACACTCGATGTCAATCTCCAAGATGAACAAGGCGAAACAATACTCATGCAAGCTGTCGATATTGGTGCAACGGAGGTTGTAGAAGCACTATTACACGCAGGAGCAGATGCAAATTTTAAAAATATTGATGGTGGTAGTCCGTTAGCCGCCGCCGCCGCAGGGGGATACACGGCGATCGCAACTGCATTACTCGCTGCTGGCGCTGAAATTAATGCCAAAGACCAAGACGGCGAAACACCGCTACATCTAGCCGTTGTTGAAGGACATACTGAAGTCGTCCAACTCTTGCTAAGTCGTGGTGCTGATGTTGAAGCGAGAAATTCTTTAGGCGATACACCTTTAATGGTTGCAGCATTACATGGACATCGCGCTATTGTTACTGCGTTGTTAGCGCAAGCACGCAACATAGATAAAGATATATTGAATATTAAAAACTTAGGTGAAACGCCGCTAACACTTGCCGCGACTCAAGGACACGCTGACACAGTGCAGTTGTTACTCGATTATGGCGCTGATCCAAACTTACCCGCCGATGACGGCAAAACGGCATTGATGAAAGCTGGCGATCGCAATTGTGTTGAGGTCATCGAGTGCTTACTCAAATCAGGAGCAAAGGTGAATCTGCAAGACAAATATCATGCTACCGCTTTGATGTGGGCAGCACACCGAGGTTTTACCGATGCTGTAGAAATACTACTTCAAGCAGGGGCAGATGTCACGTTGAAAAATACCGCAGGTTACACAGCTTTGATGCTTGCAGAATTCAATGGGTATAAGAATGTTGTGCGATCGCTCAAAGCCGCTGGTGCGGAAGAATAA
- the psbA gene encoding photosystem II q(b) protein, with translation MTTTLQRRESAGLWERFCNWVTSTDNRLYVGWFGVLMIPTLLAATTCFIIAFIAAPPVDIDGIREPVAGSLIYGNNIITGAVVPSSNAIGLHFYPIWEAASLDEWLYNGGPYQLVIFHFLIGVFCYMGREWELSYRLGMRPWIAVAYSAPVAAATAVFLIYPIGQGSFSDGMPLGISGTFNFMLVFQAEHNILMHPFHQLGVAGVFGGALFSAMHGSLVTSSLVRETTESESQNYGYKFGQEEETYNIVAAHGYFGRLIFQYASFNNSRSLHFFLAAWPVIGIWFTSLGISTMAFNLNGFNFNQSVIDSQGRVIGTWADVLNRANLGMEVMHERNAHNFPLDLAAGEATPVALTAPSING, from the coding sequence ATGACAACAACGCTACAAAGACGCGAAAGCGCCGGATTGTGGGAGCGGTTTTGCAACTGGGTAACATCAACCGATAACCGTCTATACGTAGGCTGGTTCGGCGTATTGATGATCCCGACATTACTAGCAGCAACAACCTGCTTCATCATTGCATTTATCGCCGCCCCCCCCGTAGACATCGACGGCATTAGAGAACCAGTAGCAGGGTCATTAATCTACGGCAACAACATCATCACCGGAGCAGTCGTTCCGTCGTCAAACGCAATTGGGTTACACTTCTACCCAATCTGGGAAGCAGCATCATTAGATGAGTGGCTATACAACGGTGGACCATACCAATTAGTCATCTTCCACTTCTTGATCGGCGTATTCTGCTACATGGGACGCGAGTGGGAATTATCCTACCGTTTAGGAATGCGGCCATGGATTGCCGTAGCCTACTCAGCACCAGTAGCAGCAGCAACCGCAGTCTTCTTGATCTACCCAATCGGACAAGGTTCATTCAGCGATGGCATGCCCCTCGGCATCAGCGGCACATTCAACTTCATGTTAGTGTTCCAAGCCGAGCACAACATCCTGATGCACCCATTCCACCAGTTAGGAGTAGCAGGCGTATTCGGTGGTGCACTCTTCAGTGCGATGCACGGTTCACTCGTGACCAGTTCGTTAGTGCGTGAAACAACCGAAAGCGAAAGCCAAAACTACGGCTACAAATTCGGACAAGAAGAAGAGACATACAACATCGTAGCGGCACACGGATACTTTGGACGCTTAATCTTCCAATACGCTTCGTTCAACAACAGCCGTTCGTTGCACTTCTTCTTAGCCGCATGGCCAGTGATTGGCATCTGGTTCACCTCGTTGGGCATCAGCACAATGGCGTTCAACCTCAACGGGTTCAACTTCAACCAGTCGGTGATTGACTCGCAAGGTCGCGTCATCGGTACCTGGGCAGACGTCCTCAACCGTGCGAACTTGGGTATGGAAGTCATGCACGAGCGTAATGCTCATAACTTCCCTCTCGACTTGGCTGCTGGTGAAGCGACTCCTGTTGCTTTAACTGCTCCGAGCATCAATGGCTAA
- the ppc gene encoding phosphoenolpyruvate carboxylase: protein MSSLINLSSDEALTVPSPLDLFLRQRLELVEDLWESVLKQDCGQELVNLLGQLRDLCSPEGQATNDQAAEVTKLIAQLDLNEAIRAARAFALYFQLINIVEQHYEQRLQLARSSQHTALSKQVTSANGQLLDSETALNGQPGAEMLEKSWQAIQSDNQKYSTFHALFPHLKEQNVPPQQIQRLIDQLDVRMVFTAHPTEIVRPTIREKQRRMAKLLQRLDQLEEKQGFLNKTTSWEAAQLREQLTEEIRLWWRTDELHQFKPTVLDEVEYALHYFQEVLFNEIPQLHQRFKHALSSSFPRLNAPKHDFCKFGSWVGADRDGNPSVTSQVTWQTACYQRQMVLEKYIQSVKHLITLLSLSLHWSDVLPELLESLEQDQSQMNDVYDALALRYRQEPYRLKLSYLLKRLENTRDRNSRLSNRDLRQREIIETESDFREIYRSSADFLAELRLIQRNLEATGLSCRELENLICQVEIYDFNLAHLDIRQESSRHADVLEEILQYLQIVPRSYKELSEAERVAWLVSELQTRRPLIPAELPFSPQTTEVIETFRVVRSLQQEFGSSICQTYIISMSHEVSDLLEVLLLAKEAGLYDPATGTSTLQVVPLFETVEDLLRAPRVMQQLFELPLYRALLAGGYHAHSAENSSTNTTPPPPPSTLTPNLQEVMLGYSDSNKDSGFLSSNWEIHKAQKALQQIAEQFGLQLRIFHGRGGSVGRGGGPAYEAILAQPGHSINGRIKITEQGEVLASKYSLPELAVYNLETITTAVVQASLLRTGFDNIQPWNEIIEEIAARSRSHYRALIYEQPDFIDFFHQVTPIDEISQLQISSRPARRQGGKKDLSSLRAIPWVFSWTQSRFLLPAWYGVGTALQEFVNEEPEEHLKLLRYFYLKWPFFKMAISKVEMTLAKVDLQMAKHYVQELSQPEDLARFEKLFEQIANEFYLTRDLVLTITGHKRLLDGDPVLQKSVQLRNGTIVPLGFLQVSLLKRLRQCNNTTSGVIHSRYSKGELLRGALLTINGIAAGMRNTG from the coding sequence ATGAGTTCGCTCATCAACCTATCCTCTGATGAGGCACTGACTGTGCCTTCACCACTAGATTTATTTCTCCGGCAACGCCTTGAGTTGGTAGAGGACTTATGGGAGTCTGTGCTTAAACAAGATTGTGGTCAAGAATTAGTCAATCTTCTGGGTCAGCTGCGCGATCTGTGTTCTCCAGAAGGACAAGCGACAAACGACCAAGCAGCAGAAGTGACTAAGTTGATTGCGCAACTCGATCTCAACGAAGCAATTCGAGCCGCGCGCGCCTTTGCTTTGTATTTTCAGCTGATTAATATTGTTGAGCAACATTACGAACAGCGACTGCAACTCGCGCGTTCATCGCAGCATACGGCACTTAGTAAACAAGTAACATCAGCAAACGGTCAGTTGCTTGACTCCGAGACAGCGCTCAATGGGCAACCTGGGGCGGAAATGCTAGAGAAAAGCTGGCAAGCAATTCAATCTGACAATCAGAAATATAGTACCTTTCACGCCTTATTTCCTCATTTGAAAGAGCAGAATGTCCCGCCTCAGCAAATCCAGCGCCTAATTGATCAGTTGGATGTGCGCATGGTCTTTACCGCACACCCAACCGAAATCGTGCGCCCGACGATTCGCGAAAAACAGCGGCGCATGGCAAAGTTACTCCAGAGGTTGGATCAGCTAGAGGAAAAGCAAGGATTTCTTAACAAGACAACTTCTTGGGAAGCCGCACAACTACGCGAACAGCTTACCGAAGAAATCCGCCTATGGTGGCGAACAGATGAGTTGCATCAGTTCAAACCTACAGTGTTAGATGAGGTAGAGTATGCATTGCACTACTTCCAAGAAGTTTTATTCAATGAGATTCCCCAACTACATCAACGATTTAAACACGCACTTTCTAGTTCTTTTCCCCGACTAAATGCACCAAAGCATGATTTCTGCAAATTTGGTTCGTGGGTAGGAGCAGATCGTGACGGAAATCCTTCAGTAACTTCTCAAGTAACCTGGCAAACAGCTTGCTATCAACGTCAAATGGTGCTGGAGAAGTATATTCAGTCAGTGAAGCACTTGATTACTTTATTAAGCTTGTCGCTACACTGGAGCGATGTCTTGCCAGAATTACTCGAATCGCTGGAGCAAGATCAATCGCAAATGAATGATGTTTATGACGCACTCGCACTACGATATCGACAAGAACCATATCGCCTAAAATTATCTTATCTACTCAAACGCTTAGAGAATACACGCGATCGCAACAGTCGTTTATCTAATCGCGATTTACGACAACGCGAAATCATCGAAACCGAAAGCGATTTCCGTGAAATTTACCGCTCTAGTGCCGATTTTTTAGCAGAATTGCGGTTAATTCAGCGTAATTTAGAAGCGACGGGTTTAAGTTGCCGCGAATTAGAAAATTTGATTTGTCAGGTCGAAATTTATGACTTCAACTTGGCGCATCTCGATATTCGCCAAGAGTCATCGCGCCATGCTGACGTGTTAGAAGAGATTCTACAGTATTTGCAAATTGTACCGCGTTCCTACAAAGAATTATCGGAAGCTGAGCGCGTCGCCTGGTTAGTATCAGAACTTCAAACACGTCGCCCGCTTATTCCCGCAGAATTACCTTTTAGTCCGCAGACAACCGAGGTTATCGAAACATTTCGGGTTGTGCGATCGCTACAGCAAGAATTTGGTTCTAGCATTTGCCAAACTTACATTATCAGCATGAGTCACGAAGTCAGTGACCTGCTTGAAGTATTGCTCCTTGCTAAGGAAGCAGGCTTATACGATCCCGCAACGGGGACAAGCACCTTACAAGTTGTGCCATTGTTTGAAACTGTCGAAGATTTACTTCGAGCGCCAAGGGTAATGCAACAACTGTTTGAACTACCCTTGTATCGCGCCTTACTTGCAGGCGGCTATCATGCGCACTCAGCAGAAAACTCGTCAACTAACACGACACCACCCCCGCCTCCTTCAACACTGACGCCGAATCTTCAAGAGGTGATGCTAGGGTATTCTGACAGTAATAAAGATTCAGGCTTTTTAAGCAGTAACTGGGAAATTCACAAAGCGCAAAAAGCACTTCAGCAAATTGCCGAACAATTTGGTTTACAGTTACGCATCTTTCACGGACGCGGTGGCTCGGTTGGTCGTGGTGGTGGTCCAGCTTATGAAGCTATTTTAGCGCAGCCTGGTCACAGCATTAACGGTAGAATCAAGATTACAGAACAAGGAGAAGTTCTCGCTTCCAAGTATTCTTTACCTGAACTTGCGGTTTACAATTTGGAAACGATTACAACTGCCGTTGTCCAAGCAAGTTTATTGCGGACTGGATTTGACAATATTCAACCTTGGAACGAAATTATTGAAGAAATCGCCGCGCGATCGCGTAGTCATTATCGCGCTTTAATTTACGAGCAACCAGACTTTATCGACTTTTTCCATCAAGTTACACCCATCGACGAGATCAGCCAGTTGCAAATTAGCTCTCGACCCGCGCGCCGCCAAGGTGGTAAAAAAGACCTAAGTTCGTTACGCGCAATTCCCTGGGTGTTTAGCTGGACACAAAGCCGTTTTCTTCTACCTGCATGGTACGGCGTAGGAACTGCGTTGCAAGAATTTGTCAACGAAGAACCCGAAGAACATCTTAAGCTGCTGCGCTATTTCTACCTCAAATGGCCTTTCTTTAAAATGGCAATTTCTAAAGTCGAAATGACTTTAGCAAAAGTAGATTTGCAAATGGCAAAGCACTACGTACAGGAATTATCACAACCTGAAGACTTGGCTCGCTTTGAAAAACTATTTGAGCAAATTGCTAATGAATTCTACCTCACGCGAGATTTAGTATTAACCATCACCGGTCATAAACGCCTTCTAGATGGCGATCCGGTTCTGCAAAAGTCCGTTCAATTACGCAATGGAACAATTGTCCCCTTGGGCTTTTTACAAGTTTCTTTGCTCAAGCGGCTACGTCAATGCAACAACACAACGTCAGGCGTTATCCACTCGCGCTATAGCAAGGGGGAATTACTCCGTGGCGCGTTGCTTACAATTAATGGTATTGCTGCTGGTATGCGGAATACTGGTTAA